A stretch of Stigmatopora argus isolate UIUO_Sarg chromosome 22, RoL_Sarg_1.0, whole genome shotgun sequence DNA encodes these proteins:
- the npas2 gene encoding neuronal PAS domain-containing protein 2 isoform X1: protein MGKSVRMDNLSDFGGPCPSSRRDWDSSSCIDDLMDEDEKDKAKRASRNKSEKKRRDQFNVLIKELCTMLQGQGHPRKMDKSTILQRTIDVLQKQKDISAQNETCDVRQDWKPSFLSNEEFTQLMLEALDGFLIALTTDGNIIYVSDSVSSLIGHLPSDMVDQNILNFLPEREHAEVYKLLSSHMLMTDPIAADFLASETHVEFCCHLARGNINPKEPPVYEYVKFVGDFKFHNNVPTTCNGVELTLPRSLQSSTEEQVCLIATVRLVTPQFVKDLCTVDDPCDEFTSRHSLEWKFLFLDHRASPIIGYLPFEVLGTSGYDYYHVDDLELIAECHKQLMQFGKGKSCYYRFLTKGQQWIWLRTHYYITYHQWNSKPEFIVCTHTVVSYAEVRAERRRAFGLEELSPPEIAPSSVKAQELYLDMCSTLDPPPRERNSGTRSVSSHSSRKSSHTALSDSASANSYTEICTRSWQSASIGTERTSTRLQVGSSKNAIQRQKSFDPVPQASLPHSPPCSKNTAMQQQTQQQSSMFQLQQPQLGVMNQLKEQLEERTRILQADIKTQQQELYDIKEKLQLANLQMLLQQPIHSEFGQQPQQQGPGRPASQSQSGITRQHAGQPKAPSSRTHSSSPHSLLRENASPAAQVQPRISRTGQVQSVSLPMQTNTSLTMPFYSNPMMFSQTNTRPLQDANQRHTDNDFNQDAQLRMLLNQPMQALVPTSSGSTQPSQQCNMGIPQTIYTLEQQIIAPSFPVQQVNCNAVLVPSQVFTSPIMIPHNSLISHPSQQSYQAQPQAAQHSLQLQQPQQFFQMTQGLVHSGSTPSFLHTANIPQQGTVGYIQQQPTPQSQQSQAQQRQYQHSQSQNANVSDFRNMITR from the exons ATGGGAAAGAGCGTGAGGATGGACAATCTTTCCGACTTCGGAGGCCCGTGTCCTTCCAGCCGCAGAGACTGGGA TTCCAGCAGCTGCATAGATGATTTGATGGACGAAGATGAGAAAGACAAGGCAAAAAG GGCATCTCGGAACAAATCCGAGAAGAAAAGAAGAGACCAGTTCAATGTTCTCATCAAGGAGCTATGCACCATGCTACAGGGTCAAGGACATCCTCGCAAGATGGACAAGTCCACCATACTACAAAGAACAATCGACGTCCTGCAGAAACAAAAAG ACATCAGCGCCCAAAATGAAACGTGTGACGTGAGACAAGACTGGAAGCCTTCGTTCCTCAGCAATGAGGAGTTCACCCAGCTCATGCTTGAG GCACTAGATGGTTTCTTGATAGCGTTAACGACAGATGGAAACATCATATACGTGTCGGATAGTGTGTCATCGCTTATTGGACATTTGCCG TCAGATATGGTGGACCAAAATATCCTAAATTTCCTTCCGGAGCGGGAACACGCAGAGGTGTATAAACTGCTCTCGTCCCATATGCTGATGACTGACCCTATTGCTGCTGACTTCCTGGCCA GTGAGACGCATGTGGAATTTTGCTGTCACCTTGCAAGAGGGAACATCAATCCAAAAGAGCCACCCGTGTACGAGTATGTCAAGTTTGTCGGAGATTTCAAGTTTCATAACAATG TGCCTACAACTTGTAACGGGGTTGAACTGACATTACCCAGAAGTCTGCAGTCGTCGACGGAGGAGCAGGTCTGCCTCATTGCTACTGTTCGTTTAGTCACGCCGCAGTTTGTAAAG GATTTGTGTACAGTGGACGATCCTTGCGATGAATTCACATCCAGGCACAGCCTTGAAtggaagtttttgtttttagatcaCAG AGCTTCGCCCATCATAGGATATTTACCATTCGAAGTTCTCGGAACATCTGGCTACGATTACTATCACGTGGACGACCTGGAGCTTATAGCAGAATGTCATAAGCAAT TAATGCAGTTTGGAAAAGGTAAATCCTGCTATTATCGCTTTCTGACCAAGGGTCAACAATGGATTTGGTTGCGGACCCACTACTACATTACTTATCATCAGTGGAACTCCAAACCCGAGTTCATTGTGTGTACACACACCGTTGTCAG TTACGCGGAAGTACGAGCCGAAAGGAGGCGAGCCTTTGGCCTCGAGGAGCTGTCTCCTCCCGAGATTGCTCCCTCTTCCGTCAAG GCCCAGGAGCTGTACTTGGACATGTGCTCCACGCTGGACCCGCCGCCGCGAGAAAGAAACAGTGGCACGCGCTCGGTGTCTTCCCACAGCTCTCGGAAGTCCTCCCACACGGCTCTGTCAGACTCGGCAT CAGCCAATTCGTACACAGAGATTTGCACCCGATCGTGGCAGTCGGCTTCCATTGGAACCGAGAGGACGTCTACCAGACTCCAAGTTGGGAGTTCAAAG AATGCCATCCAAAGACAAAAGTCCTTTGACCCGGTTCCCCAAGCGAGCCTCCCCCATTCTCCCCCATGCAGCAAGAACACAGCAATG CAGCAGCAAACGCAGCAACAGTCGAGCATGTTCCAGCTGCAACAACCTCAGCTAGGCGTCATGAACCAACTGAAGGAGCAACTGGAAGAGAGGACGCGAATTCTACAGGCCGATATCAAGACGCAGCAGCAGGAGCTGTACGACATCAAGGAGAAACTTCAGCTGGCTAATCTTCAG ATGTTGCTACAGCAGCCTATCCACAGTGAATTTGGCCAGCAGCCCCAGCAGCAGGGCCCGGGCAGGCCGGCCTCACAGAGCCAATCAGGGATCACTCGGCAGCACGCGGGCCAACCAAAAGCGCCGTCCTCCAGGACCCACAGTTCGTCCCCTCACTCGCTTCTGAGGGAGAACGCTTCTCCCGCAGCACAG GTCCAACCGAGGATCTCCCGGACTGGCCAGGTGCAGTCAGTGAGCTTGCCCATGCAGACAAACACCAGTTTGACCATGCCCTTCTACAGCAACCCCATGATGTTCTCTCAGACCAACACCAGGCCTCTCCAAGATGCAAACCAAAGACACACGGACAACGACTTCAATCAAGACGCACAACTACG GATGCTCCTGAACCAGCCAATGCAGGCGCTGGTCCCCACCAGCAGTGGGTCCACGCAACCCTCCCAGCAATGCAACATGGGCATTCCCCAAACCAT ATACACATTGGAGCAGCAGATCATCGCACCCTCGTTCCCCGTGCAACAGGTCAACTGCAACGCCGTGCTGGTGCCCTCTCAGGTGTTCACCTCACCTATCATGATCCCGCACAACAGCTTAATCTCGCACCCGTCGCAGCAAAGCTACCAGGCCCAGCCTCAGGCCGCCCAGCACTCCCTACAACTGCAGCAACCCCAGCAGTTCTTTCAG ATGACCCAAGGACTCGTACACAGCGGTTCGACGCCATCATTCTTACATACCGCCAATATCCCGCAACAAGGCACGGTGGGATACATCCAGCAGCAGCCGACGCCGCAAAGCCAACAGTCGCAGGCGCAACAAAGACAATACCAACATTCCCAAAGCCAGAACGCTAATGTTTCAGACTTCAGGAACATGATAACGCGGTAG
- the npas2 gene encoding neuronal PAS domain-containing protein 2 isoform X2, whose translation MGKSVRMDNLSDFGGPCPSSRRDWDSSSCIDDLMDEDEKDKAKRASRNKSEKKRRDQFNVLIKELCTMLQGQGHPRKMDKSTILQRTIDVLQKQKDISAQNETCDVRQDWKPSFLSNEEFTQLMLEALDGFLIALTTDGNIIYVSDSVSSLIGHLPSDMVDQNILNFLPEREHAEVYKLLSSHMLMTDPIAADFLASETHVEFCCHLARGNINPKEPPVYEYVKFVGDFKFHNNVPTTCNGVELTLPRSLQSSTEEQVCLIATVRLVTPQFVKDLCTVDDPCDEFTSRHSLEWKFLFLDHRASPIIGYLPFEVLGTSGYDYYHVDDLELIAECHKQLMQFGKGKSCYYRFLTKGQQWIWLRTHYYITYHQWNSKPEFIVCTHTVVSYAEVRAERRRAFGLEELSPPEIAPSSVKAQELYLDMCSTLDPPPRERNSGTRSVSSHSSRKSSHTALSDSASANSYTEICTRSWQSASIGTERTSTRLQVGSSKNAIQRQKSFDPVPQASLPHSPPCSKNTAMQQTQQQSSMFQLQQPQLGVMNQLKEQLEERTRILQADIKTQQQELYDIKEKLQLANLQMLLQQPIHSEFGQQPQQQGPGRPASQSQSGITRQHAGQPKAPSSRTHSSSPHSLLRENASPAAQVQPRISRTGQVQSVSLPMQTNTSLTMPFYSNPMMFSQTNTRPLQDANQRHTDNDFNQDAQLRMLLNQPMQALVPTSSGSTQPSQQCNMGIPQTIYTLEQQIIAPSFPVQQVNCNAVLVPSQVFTSPIMIPHNSLISHPSQQSYQAQPQAAQHSLQLQQPQQFFQMTQGLVHSGSTPSFLHTANIPQQGTVGYIQQQPTPQSQQSQAQQRQYQHSQSQNANVSDFRNMITR comes from the exons ATGGGAAAGAGCGTGAGGATGGACAATCTTTCCGACTTCGGAGGCCCGTGTCCTTCCAGCCGCAGAGACTGGGA TTCCAGCAGCTGCATAGATGATTTGATGGACGAAGATGAGAAAGACAAGGCAAAAAG GGCATCTCGGAACAAATCCGAGAAGAAAAGAAGAGACCAGTTCAATGTTCTCATCAAGGAGCTATGCACCATGCTACAGGGTCAAGGACATCCTCGCAAGATGGACAAGTCCACCATACTACAAAGAACAATCGACGTCCTGCAGAAACAAAAAG ACATCAGCGCCCAAAATGAAACGTGTGACGTGAGACAAGACTGGAAGCCTTCGTTCCTCAGCAATGAGGAGTTCACCCAGCTCATGCTTGAG GCACTAGATGGTTTCTTGATAGCGTTAACGACAGATGGAAACATCATATACGTGTCGGATAGTGTGTCATCGCTTATTGGACATTTGCCG TCAGATATGGTGGACCAAAATATCCTAAATTTCCTTCCGGAGCGGGAACACGCAGAGGTGTATAAACTGCTCTCGTCCCATATGCTGATGACTGACCCTATTGCTGCTGACTTCCTGGCCA GTGAGACGCATGTGGAATTTTGCTGTCACCTTGCAAGAGGGAACATCAATCCAAAAGAGCCACCCGTGTACGAGTATGTCAAGTTTGTCGGAGATTTCAAGTTTCATAACAATG TGCCTACAACTTGTAACGGGGTTGAACTGACATTACCCAGAAGTCTGCAGTCGTCGACGGAGGAGCAGGTCTGCCTCATTGCTACTGTTCGTTTAGTCACGCCGCAGTTTGTAAAG GATTTGTGTACAGTGGACGATCCTTGCGATGAATTCACATCCAGGCACAGCCTTGAAtggaagtttttgtttttagatcaCAG AGCTTCGCCCATCATAGGATATTTACCATTCGAAGTTCTCGGAACATCTGGCTACGATTACTATCACGTGGACGACCTGGAGCTTATAGCAGAATGTCATAAGCAAT TAATGCAGTTTGGAAAAGGTAAATCCTGCTATTATCGCTTTCTGACCAAGGGTCAACAATGGATTTGGTTGCGGACCCACTACTACATTACTTATCATCAGTGGAACTCCAAACCCGAGTTCATTGTGTGTACACACACCGTTGTCAG TTACGCGGAAGTACGAGCCGAAAGGAGGCGAGCCTTTGGCCTCGAGGAGCTGTCTCCTCCCGAGATTGCTCCCTCTTCCGTCAAG GCCCAGGAGCTGTACTTGGACATGTGCTCCACGCTGGACCCGCCGCCGCGAGAAAGAAACAGTGGCACGCGCTCGGTGTCTTCCCACAGCTCTCGGAAGTCCTCCCACACGGCTCTGTCAGACTCGGCAT CAGCCAATTCGTACACAGAGATTTGCACCCGATCGTGGCAGTCGGCTTCCATTGGAACCGAGAGGACGTCTACCAGACTCCAAGTTGGGAGTTCAAAG AATGCCATCCAAAGACAAAAGTCCTTTGACCCGGTTCCCCAAGCGAGCCTCCCCCATTCTCCCCCATGCAGCAAGAACACAGCAATG CAGCAAACGCAGCAACAGTCGAGCATGTTCCAGCTGCAACAACCTCAGCTAGGCGTCATGAACCAACTGAAGGAGCAACTGGAAGAGAGGACGCGAATTCTACAGGCCGATATCAAGACGCAGCAGCAGGAGCTGTACGACATCAAGGAGAAACTTCAGCTGGCTAATCTTCAG ATGTTGCTACAGCAGCCTATCCACAGTGAATTTGGCCAGCAGCCCCAGCAGCAGGGCCCGGGCAGGCCGGCCTCACAGAGCCAATCAGGGATCACTCGGCAGCACGCGGGCCAACCAAAAGCGCCGTCCTCCAGGACCCACAGTTCGTCCCCTCACTCGCTTCTGAGGGAGAACGCTTCTCCCGCAGCACAG GTCCAACCGAGGATCTCCCGGACTGGCCAGGTGCAGTCAGTGAGCTTGCCCATGCAGACAAACACCAGTTTGACCATGCCCTTCTACAGCAACCCCATGATGTTCTCTCAGACCAACACCAGGCCTCTCCAAGATGCAAACCAAAGACACACGGACAACGACTTCAATCAAGACGCACAACTACG GATGCTCCTGAACCAGCCAATGCAGGCGCTGGTCCCCACCAGCAGTGGGTCCACGCAACCCTCCCAGCAATGCAACATGGGCATTCCCCAAACCAT ATACACATTGGAGCAGCAGATCATCGCACCCTCGTTCCCCGTGCAACAGGTCAACTGCAACGCCGTGCTGGTGCCCTCTCAGGTGTTCACCTCACCTATCATGATCCCGCACAACAGCTTAATCTCGCACCCGTCGCAGCAAAGCTACCAGGCCCAGCCTCAGGCCGCCCAGCACTCCCTACAACTGCAGCAACCCCAGCAGTTCTTTCAG ATGACCCAAGGACTCGTACACAGCGGTTCGACGCCATCATTCTTACATACCGCCAATATCCCGCAACAAGGCACGGTGGGATACATCCAGCAGCAGCCGACGCCGCAAAGCCAACAGTCGCAGGCGCAACAAAGACAATACCAACATTCCCAAAGCCAGAACGCTAATGTTTCAGACTTCAGGAACATGATAACGCGGTAG
- the radx gene encoding RPA-related protein RADX isoform X2, translated as MDVTASTSTGIPPPSLLKRTLDNLSTKWYLKSKQNETETTESVAVLTIQRYLCQGKENEPCESYNYDITVTDGVWRAKCFLRPSLNHLVHSNTLKTGSDVIIEQCSFVYDERNLHHGYIRIENLRCVSEKSPLLSSIQNVSSLPLLIKSDVEHSAFLQMDVPLMLNRKHYLPLWNNEFPEGDVWASSISPSNLGVDVTRVIHIMDLEYTFASLRKRPPLLVRIVQKSRLRYYGKPHSKIEFPYQAYFEVADQSGIMSLVLWNELCPRFYNSFHVGTVLYIQDYALKKSYPNRSRPQMDQYKMNTYTSIEICVNARNPTSIITLIPNNLVAPQWSLPKVSYRFTTRSAISTLPNNYVCDVMGLITFVGRVERLKSTNNTAPEKYWSFRWVHAVDGTSEHPFILELFSSSQPEMFYKIFPMTFVMCTQMRVRQVEGSLPYLTSSCETEIFITGYHKGQPYMKDPTVRRLVQWTKSIQEDLILREAVLGGHYSYPHPPRTFTQPVAATSEQVSIVSLPDLKKAIEAMQYREHQILAIQGQIVAVRYVEKTSVTVPQDVAAKKAADVFTGEQTATGVHDANGGNVSGRKRTRKTRNLETPHDSVQAKRGHTEAQSDSQSGEQNLQRPNEVLSWESSSWSRGQQEVSAHLRHGTLHEESLSQKFELDDLEALLQWCNPHPMNWTPEQSANTLPNAVCPGYYQVTILGINKQMAVDVAFLPVVHANDPRAVGLPRGQHGNTMLSCLSSGFLCPPAGVGSSHGEASHQKPEDIVATASELEDTRLVFVLDICHLGGEKMEVLISKVYTLTEVHPA; from the exons ATGGACGTTACCGCGTCGACTTCGACAGGTATTCCTCCTCCGTCTTTGCTCAAGAGGACTTTGGATAATTTATCGACCAAGTGGTATCTTAAATCTAAACAGAATGAAACCGAAACTACGGAAAGCGTCGCTGTCCTCACAATTCAGCGCTACTTGTGCCAAGGAAAAGAAAACGAGCCGTGCGAGAGTTACAACTACGACATAACTGTCACCGATGGTGTCTGGCGGGCCAAATGCTTCCTTCGCCCGAGCCTGAACCACTTGGTTCACTCCAACACCTTAAAGACGGGCTCGGACGTCATTATCGAGCAGTGCTCGTTTGTTTACGACGAACGGAATCTGCATCACGGCTACATCCGCATCGAGAACTTAAGATGCGTGTCAGAAAAGTCCCCCCTCCTTTCCAGCATTCAGAATGTGAGCTCACTGCCCCTACTGATCAAAAGCGACGTGGAGCACAGCGCTTTTCTCCAGATGGACGTGCCCCTCATGCTGAACAGAAAACACTATCTGCCCTTGTGGAACAACGAGTTTCCAGAAGGAGACGTTTGGGCTTCGTCGATTTCTCCCTCTAACCTTGGGGTGGACG TGACGAGAGTTATTCATATTATGGACCTGGAGTATACATTTGCAAGCTTGCGTAAACGACCGCCTCTCCTCGTGAGGATTGTACAAAAATCCAGATTGCGGTATTATGGCAAACCCCATTCCAAGATCGAATTCCCCTACCAG gcTTACTTTGAAGTTGCTGACCAGAGTGGCATCATGTCTCTTGTGCTTTGGAATGAACTCTGCCCACGTTTTTACAACTCCTTCCATGTTGGAACGGTGTTGTACATCCAGGATTACGCTCTTAAGAAAAGCTATCCAAATCGCTCCCGTCCACAAATGGACCAAtacaaaatgaatacatatacCTCAATTG AAATATGCGTGAATGCCCGCAACCCAACTTCTATCATCACCCTCATACCAAACAATCTTGTTGCACCTCAGTGGTCATTGCCTAAAGTGTCTTATCGCTTCACCACAAG atcagCAATCTCAACACTACCAAACAATTATGTTTGCGATGTCATGGGTTTGATAACATTTGTTGGTCGCGTTGAAAGACTTAAGAGTACAAACAACACAG CCCCAGAGAAGTACTGGTCATTTCGCTGGGTTCACGCAGTGGATGGAACATCGGAGCATCCTTTTATCCTGGAATTGTTTTCCTCTTCCCAGCCTGAAAtgttttacaaaatcttcccaa TGACTTTTGTGATGTGCACTCAAATGCGAGTACGTCAAGTGGAGGGCTCCCTGCCTTACCTCACCAGTAGCTGCGAGACAGAGATTTTCATTACAG GCTACCACAAAGGTCAACCATACATGAAGGACCCCACTGTGCGGAGACTCGTCCAGTGGACCAAATCTATACAGGAAGACTTGATTCTCCGAGAAGCGGTTCTCGGTGGCCATTACAGCTACCCTCATCCTCCGCGCACCTTCACCCAGCCTGTAGCCGCGACCTCAG AGCAAGTTTCTATCGTATCTCTTCCCGATTTGAAGAAAGCGATTGAAGCCATGCAGTATAGAGAACATCAAATACTTGCCATCCAAGGTCAAATTGTGGCTGTCCGATACGTGGAGAAGACAAGCGTGACCGTGCCGCAAGACGTAGCTGCCAAAAAA GCGGCGGACGTTTTTACAGGTGAACAAACCGCGACAGGGGTCCACGATGCAAATGGTGGGAACGTATCTGGAAGGAAGAGAACGAGAAAGACAAG GAATCTTGAAACTCCTCACGACAGCGTGCAAGCGAAACG GGGACATACAGAAGCTCAGAGTGACTCGCAATCAGGAGAACAGAATCTGCAACGGCCAAATGAAG TGCTGTCTTGGGAGAGCAGCAGTTGGTCAAGGGGACAGCAAGAAGTTTCAGCGCATTTGCGTCACGGAACTCTTCACGAGGAAAGCCTTTCTCAAAAATTTGAGTTAGATGACCTGGAGGCGCTCTTGCAATGGTGCAACCCTCATCCTATGAATTGGACACCAGAACAATCGGCTAACACACTTCCTAATGCCGTTTGTCCGGGATACTATCAAGTTACCATACTAG GCATAAACAAGCAAATGGCTGTCGACGTGGCATTTTTGCCCGTTGTACACGCCAATGACCCGAGAGCTGTAGGCCTTCCTCGGGGTCAGCATGGCAACACCATGCTCTCTTGTCTCTCATCTGGTTTCCTCTGCCCTCCGGCTGGCGTGGGCTCGTCCCACGGTGAGGCGTCACACCAAAAACCAG AGGATATTGTGGCAACTGCCAGCGAGCTTGAGGACACACGTTTGGTCTTTGTCTTGGACATTTGTCACCTCGGTGGAGAGAAGATGGAGGTACTGATTAGCAAAGTCTACACATTGACCGAAGTTCACCCTGCGTAA
- the radx gene encoding RPA-related protein RADX isoform X1, with the protein MDVTASTSTGIPPPSLLKRTLDNLSTKWYLKSKQNETETTESVAVLTIQRYLCQGKENEPCESYNYDITVTDGVWRAKCFLRPSLNHLVHSNTLKTGSDVIIEQCSFVYDERNLHHGYIRIENLRCVSEKSPLLSSIQNVSSLPLLIKSDVEHSAFLQMDVPLMLNRKHYLPLWNNEFPEGDVWASSISPSNLGVDVTRVIHIMDLEYTFASLRKRPPLLVRIVQKSRLRYYGKPHSKIEFPYQAYFEVADQSGIMSLVLWNELCPRFYNSFHVGTVLYIQDYALKKSYPNRSRPQMDQYKMNTYTSIEICVNARNPTSIITLIPNNLVAPQWSLPKVSYRFTTRSAISTLPNNYVCDVMGLITFVGRVERLKSTNNTAPEKYWSFRWVHAVDGTSEHPFILELFSSSQPEMFYKIFPMTFVMCTQMRVRQVEGSLPYLTSSCETEIFITGYHKGQPYMKDPTVRRLVQWTKSIQEDLILREAVLGGHYSYPHPPRTFTQPVAATSEQVSIVSLPDLKKAIEAMQYREHQILAIQGQIVAVRYVEKTSVTVPQDVAAKKAADVFTGEQTATGVHDANGGNVSGRKRTRKTRNLETPHDSVQAKRGHTEAQSDSQSGEQNLQRPNEGSSVLSWESSSWSRGQQEVSAHLRHGTLHEESLSQKFELDDLEALLQWCNPHPMNWTPEQSANTLPNAVCPGYYQVTILGINKQMAVDVAFLPVVHANDPRAVGLPRGQHGNTMLSCLSSGFLCPPAGVGSSHGEASHQKPEDIVATASELEDTRLVFVLDICHLGGEKMEVLISKVYTLTEVHPA; encoded by the exons ATGGACGTTACCGCGTCGACTTCGACAGGTATTCCTCCTCCGTCTTTGCTCAAGAGGACTTTGGATAATTTATCGACCAAGTGGTATCTTAAATCTAAACAGAATGAAACCGAAACTACGGAAAGCGTCGCTGTCCTCACAATTCAGCGCTACTTGTGCCAAGGAAAAGAAAACGAGCCGTGCGAGAGTTACAACTACGACATAACTGTCACCGATGGTGTCTGGCGGGCCAAATGCTTCCTTCGCCCGAGCCTGAACCACTTGGTTCACTCCAACACCTTAAAGACGGGCTCGGACGTCATTATCGAGCAGTGCTCGTTTGTTTACGACGAACGGAATCTGCATCACGGCTACATCCGCATCGAGAACTTAAGATGCGTGTCAGAAAAGTCCCCCCTCCTTTCCAGCATTCAGAATGTGAGCTCACTGCCCCTACTGATCAAAAGCGACGTGGAGCACAGCGCTTTTCTCCAGATGGACGTGCCCCTCATGCTGAACAGAAAACACTATCTGCCCTTGTGGAACAACGAGTTTCCAGAAGGAGACGTTTGGGCTTCGTCGATTTCTCCCTCTAACCTTGGGGTGGACG TGACGAGAGTTATTCATATTATGGACCTGGAGTATACATTTGCAAGCTTGCGTAAACGACCGCCTCTCCTCGTGAGGATTGTACAAAAATCCAGATTGCGGTATTATGGCAAACCCCATTCCAAGATCGAATTCCCCTACCAG gcTTACTTTGAAGTTGCTGACCAGAGTGGCATCATGTCTCTTGTGCTTTGGAATGAACTCTGCCCACGTTTTTACAACTCCTTCCATGTTGGAACGGTGTTGTACATCCAGGATTACGCTCTTAAGAAAAGCTATCCAAATCGCTCCCGTCCACAAATGGACCAAtacaaaatgaatacatatacCTCAATTG AAATATGCGTGAATGCCCGCAACCCAACTTCTATCATCACCCTCATACCAAACAATCTTGTTGCACCTCAGTGGTCATTGCCTAAAGTGTCTTATCGCTTCACCACAAG atcagCAATCTCAACACTACCAAACAATTATGTTTGCGATGTCATGGGTTTGATAACATTTGTTGGTCGCGTTGAAAGACTTAAGAGTACAAACAACACAG CCCCAGAGAAGTACTGGTCATTTCGCTGGGTTCACGCAGTGGATGGAACATCGGAGCATCCTTTTATCCTGGAATTGTTTTCCTCTTCCCAGCCTGAAAtgttttacaaaatcttcccaa TGACTTTTGTGATGTGCACTCAAATGCGAGTACGTCAAGTGGAGGGCTCCCTGCCTTACCTCACCAGTAGCTGCGAGACAGAGATTTTCATTACAG GCTACCACAAAGGTCAACCATACATGAAGGACCCCACTGTGCGGAGACTCGTCCAGTGGACCAAATCTATACAGGAAGACTTGATTCTCCGAGAAGCGGTTCTCGGTGGCCATTACAGCTACCCTCATCCTCCGCGCACCTTCACCCAGCCTGTAGCCGCGACCTCAG AGCAAGTTTCTATCGTATCTCTTCCCGATTTGAAGAAAGCGATTGAAGCCATGCAGTATAGAGAACATCAAATACTTGCCATCCAAGGTCAAATTGTGGCTGTCCGATACGTGGAGAAGACAAGCGTGACCGTGCCGCAAGACGTAGCTGCCAAAAAA GCGGCGGACGTTTTTACAGGTGAACAAACCGCGACAGGGGTCCACGATGCAAATGGTGGGAACGTATCTGGAAGGAAGAGAACGAGAAAGACAAG GAATCTTGAAACTCCTCACGACAGCGTGCAAGCGAAACG GGGACATACAGAAGCTCAGAGTGACTCGCAATCAGGAGAACAGAATCTGCAACGGCCAAATGAAG GCTCCTCAGTGCTGTCTTGGGAGAGCAGCAGTTGGTCAAGGGGACAGCAAGAAGTTTCAGCGCATTTGCGTCACGGAACTCTTCACGAGGAAAGCCTTTCTCAAAAATTTGAGTTAGATGACCTGGAGGCGCTCTTGCAATGGTGCAACCCTCATCCTATGAATTGGACACCAGAACAATCGGCTAACACACTTCCTAATGCCGTTTGTCCGGGATACTATCAAGTTACCATACTAG GCATAAACAAGCAAATGGCTGTCGACGTGGCATTTTTGCCCGTTGTACACGCCAATGACCCGAGAGCTGTAGGCCTTCCTCGGGGTCAGCATGGCAACACCATGCTCTCTTGTCTCTCATCTGGTTTCCTCTGCCCTCCGGCTGGCGTGGGCTCGTCCCACGGTGAGGCGTCACACCAAAAACCAG AGGATATTGTGGCAACTGCCAGCGAGCTTGAGGACACACGTTTGGTCTTTGTCTTGGACATTTGTCACCTCGGTGGAGAGAAGATGGAGGTACTGATTAGCAAAGTCTACACATTGACCGAAGTTCACCCTGCGTAA